From a single Streptomyces sp. NBC_00377 genomic region:
- a CDS encoding phytanoyl-CoA dioxygenase family protein has product MINSGFSVSDEDVQNFREHGFLKLKKIFSDGLIEHMKKLSTSEIAPPSDNYGSGFSKLKYDVGNDDPTILDLMGDPTFSAAMAKLTEQQLFFTQGLGFELEKNKSTGFPWHVGTQSFGFQRRQDAGYTIWTPLCDIVADGQRGGMKYVSKQLLSGEFVYQHINLLPEYIQSEAESGRDLTYDDFSALKNSLLNSPQMKCLLDHFAVEDSFEPGDALIFDKYVLHRSVQLEEGPIPSRLAYALRFCSIDAQYDRGRVEALAYPRVTFNYDVGSEFNEKVASEDGEQVYASPYFNGTREARTLDAVRAPQNS; this is encoded by the coding sequence ATGATTAACTCAGGTTTTTCTGTCAGTGACGAAGACGTACAGAACTTCCGGGAGCACGGCTTCCTGAAGCTCAAGAAGATCTTCTCGGATGGGCTCATCGAGCACATGAAGAAGCTCAGCACGTCGGAGATCGCTCCGCCGTCCGACAACTACGGTTCGGGCTTCAGCAAGTTGAAGTACGACGTGGGCAACGACGACCCAACGATCCTCGACCTCATGGGCGACCCGACCTTCTCCGCCGCCATGGCCAAACTCACCGAGCAGCAGCTGTTCTTCACCCAGGGCCTCGGTTTCGAGCTGGAGAAGAACAAGAGCACCGGGTTCCCCTGGCACGTGGGCACCCAGAGCTTCGGCTTCCAGCGCCGCCAAGACGCGGGCTACACCATCTGGACGCCACTGTGCGACATCGTCGCCGACGGCCAGCGCGGCGGCATGAAGTACGTCTCCAAGCAGCTGCTGTCGGGCGAGTTCGTGTACCAGCACATCAACCTGCTGCCTGAGTACATACAGAGTGAGGCCGAGTCCGGCCGCGACCTCACCTACGACGACTTCAGCGCCCTCAAGAACAGCCTGCTCAACTCGCCGCAGATGAAGTGCCTGCTGGACCACTTCGCCGTGGAGGACTCCTTCGAGCCGGGCGACGCCCTCATCTTCGACAAGTACGTCTTGCACCGCAGCGTCCAGCTCGAAGAGGGCCCGATCCCGTCGCGGCTGGCCTACGCCCTGCGCTTCTGCTCAATCGACGCCCAGTACGACAGGGGCCGCGTCGAAGCCCTCGCCTACCCGCGGGTCACCTTCAACTATGACGTCGGCAGCGAGTTCAACGAGAAGGTGGCTTCCGAGGACGGCGAGCAGGTCTACGCCAGCCCGTACTTCAACGGCACCCGCGAGGCCCGCACCCTCGACGCGGTCCGCGCGCCGCAGAACTCCTGA
- a CDS encoding cation:proton antiporter, protein MVLATAPVPGIGHEQLLVLLTQVGALLILATGLGRLALRLGLPAVVGELLAGMVAGPSLLGNVAPAVSDWLLPRNPEQMHLLGAISQLGVLLLVGITGAHIDLGLLSRKRVAIGWVSAGSVLLPLALGVGLGFLLPGSVMGEDGDRPTFALFIGVAIAVSALPVIAKTLMDMRLLHRNVGQVIIGAAAVSDILGWLLLSIVSAMATAGFRLGVVAESVAYLLIVLAVTVFLARPLIGRLLRPIERSANQGDLGIAAVVVLIVLSAAGTHALKMEPILGAFLCGIVIGSLGPGSRRFLEALRPFVMAVLAPLFLATAGLQVDLSALKDLSVLGAGLITLAVAVGAKLVGGYAGARMGKLDHDESLAIGAGLNARGVVEIVLASVGLSIGVLNTASYTIVVLVAVVTSVMAPPLLRRTTSRIAQTTTEIERERDYAAAQQVAQ, encoded by the coding sequence ATGGTGCTGGCCACGGCGCCCGTACCCGGTATTGGCCACGAACAGCTGCTCGTGCTGCTCACACAAGTCGGTGCCCTTCTGATCCTCGCGACCGGCCTCGGACGGCTGGCACTGCGCCTTGGCCTTCCCGCGGTGGTCGGCGAGCTGCTCGCCGGCATGGTGGCGGGCCCTTCCTTGCTTGGGAATGTCGCCCCCGCCGTGTCCGACTGGCTGCTGCCCAGGAACCCGGAGCAGATGCATCTTCTCGGTGCGATCTCGCAGTTGGGAGTGCTACTCCTGGTCGGCATCACCGGTGCTCACATCGACTTGGGCCTGCTGAGCCGCAAGCGCGTGGCCATCGGCTGGGTCAGCGCGGGCAGCGTGCTCCTTCCATTGGCGCTCGGCGTCGGACTGGGCTTCCTGCTCCCGGGATCGGTGATGGGTGAGGACGGCGACCGACCCACCTTCGCCCTCTTCATCGGCGTGGCCATCGCGGTCAGCGCGCTCCCGGTGATCGCGAAGACCCTGATGGACATGAGGCTCCTGCACCGCAACGTCGGCCAGGTCATCATCGGCGCGGCCGCGGTCAGTGACATCCTGGGCTGGCTGTTGCTGTCGATCGTCTCGGCCATGGCGACGGCGGGCTTCCGGCTCGGCGTGGTGGCCGAGTCCGTCGCCTACCTGCTGATCGTGCTGGCCGTGACGGTGTTTCTCGCCCGGCCGCTGATCGGACGGCTGCTGCGCCCGATCGAGCGTTCCGCGAACCAGGGGGATCTGGGCATCGCGGCCGTCGTGGTATTGATCGTGCTGTCCGCGGCCGGGACGCACGCCCTGAAGATGGAGCCCATCCTCGGAGCGTTCCTGTGCGGCATCGTCATCGGCTCCCTGGGGCCGGGAAGCCGCCGATTCCTCGAGGCCCTGCGGCCGTTCGTCATGGCGGTCCTCGCGCCGCTGTTCCTCGCGACCGCTGGACTCCAGGTCGACCTGTCGGCGCTGAAGGACCTCTCGGTGCTCGGGGCCGGGCTGATCACGCTGGCGGTCGCCGTCGGAGCGAAGCTCGTGGGCGGCTACGCCGGAGCCCGGATGGGCAAGCTGGACCACGACGAGTCCCTGGCCATCGGCGCCGGTCTGAACGCGCGGGGCGTCGTGGAGATCGTCCTGGCTTCGGTCGGCCTGAGCATCGGCGTGCTCAACACCGCTTCGTACACCATCGTCGTCCTCGTCGCGGTGGTCACCTCGGTCATGGCGCCGCCGCTCCTGCGCCGGACCACTAGCCGCATCGCCCAGACGACCACCGAGATCGAACGCGAACGCGACTACGCCGCCGCGCAGCAGGTCGCGCAGTGA
- a CDS encoding GNAT family N-acetyltransferase, producing MPADVLFAADEESLRRCWPVFAQLRPHLAGEEEFLARWKTQSTEGYRIMYVLQDGEVRGAAGFRVLTTMAWGRILYLDDLVVDEGARSTGLGSQLLTALKDIARAEGCEQLHLDTGHQRHAAHRSYLRNGFHFDCHHLALTLDEGGEA from the coding sequence ATGCCCGCCGATGTCTTGTTCGCAGCCGACGAGGAGTCCCTCCGCCGCTGCTGGCCCGTGTTCGCGCAGCTGCGTCCGCACCTCGCTGGGGAGGAGGAGTTCCTCGCCCGCTGGAAGACCCAGAGCACCGAGGGCTACCGGATCATGTACGTGCTCCAGGACGGCGAGGTGCGGGGTGCGGCGGGCTTCCGCGTCCTGACCACCATGGCCTGGGGCCGGATCCTCTACCTGGACGACCTGGTCGTGGACGAGGGCGCGCGGAGCACCGGTCTGGGCAGTCAGCTGCTCACGGCGCTCAAAGACATCGCACGGGCGGAGGGCTGCGAGCAGCTCCACCTCGATACCGGACATCAGCGGCATGCCGCCCACCGGTCATACCTGCGCAACGGGTTCCACTTCGACTGTCACCACCTCGCCCTGACACTCGACGAAGGCGGCGAGGCGTGA
- a CDS encoding MFS transporter, with protein MKIDGSLDTETIPEPVERRPRLGRQFGKLWTASSASAVGEGVSLAAAPLMASTLTDDPRLIAGVSMALTLPYALFGIPAGVLVDRVDRRRAMARIDLFRGLLISAFVVSVALGFGNLWALYVCFFLIGTCETFFRNAAQILVPSVVSEEHLVAANGRIMGSETVGSQFVGPLIGSSLFVLAPAVPFGVNAATFFASAILLTRLRLPAAGDALSQPTAERPRLLADMATGVRWLFKHRLLRNLSLTAGAINLVYTGALAVLVIYAHRELGLSDVGYGVLVASQAVGAISAAKLSPPLVRRIGNGWALVSVVAAIGWSNLIIWLVPTAWAVGFALALGACATVTWNIVTVVLRQTLVPKDLQGRVNSIYRLFAWGALPIGAGLAGVISKSHGTPAVYALGVGLMAVVAVRLAFGARKWFALT; from the coding sequence GTGAAGATCGACGGCTCGCTGGACACGGAGACGATACCGGAGCCCGTCGAACGGCGGCCCCGGCTCGGCAGGCAGTTCGGGAAGCTGTGGACCGCCTCGTCCGCCTCGGCCGTCGGAGAAGGGGTGTCGCTGGCCGCCGCGCCCCTCATGGCCAGCACCCTGACCGACGACCCGCGGCTGATCGCGGGCGTGAGCATGGCCCTGACACTGCCGTACGCACTGTTCGGCATCCCGGCGGGCGTCCTCGTCGACCGGGTCGACCGGCGCCGGGCCATGGCCCGCATCGACCTCTTCCGCGGCCTGCTGATCTCCGCGTTCGTCGTGTCGGTCGCGCTGGGCTTCGGCAACCTCTGGGCGCTGTACGTGTGTTTCTTCCTCATCGGAACATGCGAGACCTTCTTCCGTAACGCTGCCCAGATCCTCGTACCGTCCGTCGTGTCCGAGGAGCACCTCGTCGCGGCGAACGGGCGGATCATGGGATCGGAGACGGTGGGCAGCCAGTTCGTCGGGCCCCTCATCGGTTCGTCGCTCTTCGTGCTCGCCCCTGCCGTCCCGTTCGGCGTGAACGCGGCCACCTTCTTCGCCTCCGCGATCCTGCTCACCCGCTTGCGGCTCCCGGCGGCGGGCGACGCCCTGTCCCAGCCCACGGCGGAACGCCCCCGGCTGCTCGCCGACATGGCCACCGGCGTGCGCTGGCTCTTCAAGCACCGACTGCTGCGCAACCTGTCGCTGACGGCCGGAGCGATCAACCTCGTCTACACCGGTGCGCTGGCCGTGCTCGTCATCTACGCACACCGCGAACTGGGGCTCTCCGACGTCGGTTACGGCGTGTTGGTCGCCTCCCAGGCCGTGGGCGCGATCAGCGCCGCGAAACTGTCGCCCCCACTGGTCCGGCGGATCGGCAACGGGTGGGCGCTCGTGAGCGTGGTCGCGGCGATCGGGTGGAGCAATCTCATCATCTGGCTCGTCCCCACCGCCTGGGCCGTCGGCTTCGCCCTGGCTCTGGGCGCGTGCGCCACCGTGACCTGGAACATCGTCACCGTGGTGCTGCGGCAGACGCTCGTCCCCAAGGACCTCCAGGGCCGGGTCAACAGCATCTACCGGCTCTTCGCCTGGGGTGCGCTGCCGATCGGCGCCGGTCTGGCCGGCGTGATCTCCAAGAGCCACGGCACCCCTGCCGTGTACGCGCTCGGTGTGGGCCTCATGGCCGTCGTCGCGGTCCGTCTGGCCTTCGGCGCCCGCAAGTGGTTCGCCCTCACTTGA
- a CDS encoding TauD/TfdA dioxygenase family protein — protein MAADSAVVATRLSETFVAEVKELPLTPEVIEEQGRAIYETYLDHKVLVFPSQGIAASTFAKFGTIFGRPEEHHVLKLRHPEEPTLTCLSNQNEPGRNKEMKTSGQGWHSDYSYKLVPGSATMLHGLEIPADGGDTLFANAEAAFDALPEERKAYLRTLRVRHQYRWSPDREDPWARWKYIGPEERKQTPEITHPLVRRHPDTGRESLFIQPRIIGSVVAIDGMEEAESTALIEELIAHITSAPYVYRHKWSPLDVVVWDNRCVLHSATTKDLDERHVRRLLRLTTHGQPVTPSLPEVGHSMLSPQARPRR, from the coding sequence GTGGCTGCTGATTCCGCGGTCGTCGCGACCCGGCTTTCCGAGACGTTCGTCGCAGAGGTGAAGGAGCTGCCGCTCACCCCCGAGGTGATCGAGGAGCAAGGGCGCGCGATCTACGAGACGTACCTGGACCACAAAGTCCTGGTCTTCCCGTCCCAGGGCATAGCGGCCAGCACATTCGCTAAGTTCGGCACGATCTTCGGCCGGCCCGAGGAGCACCACGTCCTCAAACTGCGTCACCCCGAAGAGCCGACTCTCACCTGCCTCTCGAACCAGAACGAGCCTGGCCGGAACAAGGAGATGAAGACTTCCGGCCAGGGGTGGCACTCGGACTACTCCTACAAGCTCGTACCGGGCAGCGCGACGATGCTGCATGGTCTGGAGATCCCGGCGGACGGCGGCGACACCCTCTTCGCCAATGCCGAGGCCGCCTTCGACGCGCTGCCCGAGGAGCGCAAGGCGTACCTGCGGACGCTGCGCGTCCGCCACCAGTACCGCTGGTCGCCGGACCGCGAGGACCCCTGGGCGCGCTGGAAGTACATCGGGCCGGAGGAGCGCAAGCAGACCCCGGAGATCACCCACCCGCTCGTGCGCCGCCACCCGGACACCGGTCGCGAGAGCCTCTTCATCCAGCCCCGCATCATCGGCAGCGTGGTCGCGATCGACGGGATGGAGGAGGCGGAGAGCACCGCGCTGATCGAGGAGCTCATCGCCCACATCACCAGCGCGCCTTACGTCTACCGGCACAAGTGGAGCCCGCTCGACGTCGTGGTCTGGGACAACCGGTGCGTCCTGCACTCGGCGACGACCAAGGACCTCGACGAGCGCCATGTGCGGCGGCTGCTGCGCCTGACCACCCACGGTCAGCCGGTGACCCCCTCGCTTCCGGAAGTCGGCCACAGCATGCTCTCCCCCCAGGCGCGGCCCCGCCGGTAG
- the argE gene encoding acetylornithine deacetylase codes for MLEILERLVGFDTTSHKSNLELIDYVEDLLAGNGITSELHWNEERTKANLVATAGAGGSGERGVVWSAHTDVVPVDGQSWSADPFTLRVTESVAIGRGTADMKGFIACCLAILSRVDQDRLTTPLTLMLTYEEEVGCVGARRLVDEMRTWVGRVEGCIVGEPTGLAVVVGHKGKQNHRVTFKGEPKHAALAPLMPNPIAAAAAVIGRAQSLNETFRSEGPHDDRFDIGHSWINVGRVDGGVKPNIVPGDCVVEFEIRNVPGHECDGIATEIGRFATGGVLTDMLARSALAEVRPEQLSDTPSFAIDPAHKFVTFVREAFGTKDAPQFVPFGTEAGLIWGRAGIPTVVCGPGAITEAHTADEFVSLDQLKQCVQYLRSLPLA; via the coding sequence ATGCTCGAGATCCTTGAGCGCCTGGTGGGATTCGACACCACCAGCCACAAGTCGAACCTCGAACTGATCGACTATGTCGAGGATCTGCTCGCCGGCAACGGCATCACGAGCGAGCTCCACTGGAACGAGGAGCGCACCAAGGCCAACCTGGTGGCGACCGCGGGCGCGGGCGGCAGCGGTGAGCGCGGCGTCGTCTGGTCGGCGCACACGGACGTGGTTCCGGTCGACGGCCAGTCATGGTCGGCCGACCCCTTCACGCTGCGCGTCACTGAGAGCGTCGCCATCGGCCGCGGAACCGCGGACATGAAGGGCTTCATTGCCTGCTGTCTGGCCATCCTGTCCCGGGTCGACCAGGATCGCCTGACCACGCCCCTCACCCTCATGCTCACGTACGAGGAGGAGGTGGGCTGCGTCGGAGCACGTCGGCTCGTCGACGAGATGCGCACCTGGGTGGGCCGGGTCGAGGGCTGCATCGTCGGCGAACCGACCGGGCTGGCCGTGGTGGTGGGCCACAAGGGAAAGCAGAACCACCGGGTCACCTTCAAAGGCGAGCCCAAGCACGCCGCGCTCGCCCCGCTGATGCCGAACCCGATCGCCGCCGCCGCCGCGGTCATCGGCCGCGCCCAGTCCCTCAATGAGACGTTCCGGTCCGAAGGACCCCACGACGACCGGTTCGACATCGGCCACTCGTGGATCAACGTGGGACGCGTCGACGGCGGGGTGAAGCCCAACATCGTACCCGGGGACTGCGTCGTGGAGTTCGAGATCAGGAACGTCCCCGGACACGAGTGCGACGGCATCGCCACCGAGATCGGGCGCTTCGCCACCGGAGGCGTACTGACGGACATGCTGGCGAGATCCGCCCTCGCCGAAGTCCGTCCCGAACAGCTCTCCGACACCCCGTCCTTCGCCATCGATCCGGCGCACAAGTTCGTCACCTTCGTGCGGGAGGCCTTCGGCACGAAGGACGCCCCCCAGTTCGTCCCCTTCGGGACCGAAGCCGGACTCATCTGGGGCCGTGCGGGGATCCCCACGGTCGTCTGCGGTCCGGGCGCCATCACCGAGGCGCACACCGCCGACGAGTTCGTCTCCCTGGACCAGCTGAAGCAGTGCGTCCAGTACCTGCGGTCGCTCCCGCTCGCCTGA
- a CDS encoding GNAT family N-acetyltransferase: MASTTRGPRVGLRPAAIQEHGQLADIAREAYGKYLGLVDETPAPLLLDYREVAASGRCHVAASAEGILGMVTVETADPYLVLRNLAVRPSAQGQGIGRNLVALVEEMARSAGMRGVRLWTRAEMTDNIAFYQGLQYVITHSEQNEHAHRVFLCKDLKI, translated from the coding sequence GTGGCGAGCACCACTCGTGGTCCCCGTGTCGGACTGCGTCCGGCCGCGATTCAGGAACACGGGCAGCTGGCGGACATCGCGCGAGAGGCCTACGGGAAATACCTGGGCCTGGTGGACGAGACGCCGGCCCCGCTTCTCCTGGACTACCGGGAAGTCGCCGCGTCGGGCCGGTGTCATGTCGCCGCGTCGGCCGAGGGAATTCTCGGCATGGTGACGGTGGAGACGGCTGATCCGTATCTTGTGCTGCGCAATCTCGCAGTGCGCCCGTCTGCCCAGGGGCAGGGAATCGGCAGAAACCTGGTTGCCCTTGTCGAGGAGATGGCACGGTCCGCGGGTATGCGGGGCGTGCGGCTGTGGACCCGTGCAGAGATGACCGACAACATTGCGTTCTACCAGGGTCTGCAATACGTCATCACGCATTCCGAGCAGAACGAGCACGCGCACCGCGTGTTCCTCTGCAAGGACCTGAAAATCTAA
- a CDS encoding NAD(P)/FAD-dependent oxidoreductase, with protein sequence MSRQDVVIVGGGVVGLTLADSLTRRDPGLEVTVLEQHDWASGATGYAGAVDIPYAHTPFHRDLVRSGRRWWNELDTATLPRTPLPFTWLVRGPEAAAHLQDALLGPVRPVPEQADGAWRLPPGTRALAGQAHVIDPALLCAVLLDRLAARPGVRLVHHARVERAEPRPDGALAAVTADGRQWRADQCVLALGAWLPGFVADSAHWPSGFDVRTKRVFGLRVALSGRAAVQHGVGSAEDGIFLFPVADGEFAMSIKHDVWDVTPAESELPDEVLARAAGFLDVVAGPGTWRLTRTRVFADTYTRDATPHLVPLDAAGDLFAVTGLHGSGIRLAAGMAEHTAKAILRHRQEN encoded by the coding sequence GTGAGCCGTCAGGACGTCGTCATCGTCGGCGGGGGAGTCGTCGGCCTGACCCTGGCCGACTCCCTGACCCGCCGAGACCCCGGCCTCGAGGTGACCGTGCTGGAACAGCACGACTGGGCATCCGGGGCGACGGGCTACGCGGGCGCCGTGGACATCCCCTACGCGCACACGCCGTTCCACCGCGACCTGGTCCGCTCGGGCCGGCGCTGGTGGAACGAACTCGACACGGCCACGCTCCCGCGGACTCCGCTGCCCTTCACCTGGCTGGTCCGCGGCCCGGAGGCTGCCGCGCACCTCCAGGACGCGCTGCTCGGCCCGGTACGGCCGGTGCCCGAGCAAGCCGACGGGGCCTGGCGGCTGCCGCCCGGCACGCGGGCGCTGGCCGGGCAGGCCCATGTCATCGACCCCGCCCTCCTGTGCGCCGTGCTCCTGGACCGTCTGGCCGCACGGCCCGGTGTCCGCCTCGTGCACCACGCACGGGTGGAGCGGGCTGAGCCGCGGCCGGACGGGGCGCTGGCCGCCGTCACGGCCGACGGTCGACAGTGGCGGGCTGACCAATGCGTCCTGGCCCTCGGCGCCTGGCTCCCCGGATTCGTGGCGGACTCCGCGCACTGGCCGTCCGGCTTCGACGTGCGGACCAAGCGGGTCTTCGGGCTGCGCGTCGCCCTCTCCGGCCGGGCCGCCGTCCAGCACGGGGTGGGCTCGGCTGAGGACGGGATCTTCCTCTTCCCGGTCGCGGACGGCGAGTTCGCCATGAGCATCAAGCACGACGTGTGGGACGTGACGCCCGCCGAGAGCGAGCTGCCCGACGAGGTCCTTGCTCGCGCGGCCGGGTTCCTCGACGTGGTCGCGGGCCCCGGCACCTGGCGGCTGACCCGCACCAGGGTCTTCGCCGACACCTACACGCGGGACGCCACCCCGCACCTGGTGCCGCTCGACGCCGCGGGCGACCTGTTCGCCGTCACCGGCTTGCACGGGTCCGGTATACGGCTGGCGGCCGGCATGGCCGAACACACAGCCAAAGCGATCCTTCGGCACCGACAGGAGAACTAG
- a CDS encoding cupin domain-containing protein, protein MDYVVISGEIETEQDGLAYGAMVFAVRPGVSTEPHRHASEETWMVQSGEGHCTIDGRRIGLIPGARVVAPPDTEHTITNTGPSDLVVLGMWWKRL, encoded by the coding sequence TTGGACTACGTCGTGATCTCCGGTGAGATCGAGACCGAACAGGACGGCCTCGCCTACGGGGCGATGGTGTTCGCGGTGCGGCCGGGGGTGTCCACCGAGCCCCACCGGCATGCCAGCGAGGAGACGTGGATGGTCCAGTCCGGTGAAGGGCACTGCACGATTGACGGCAGGCGCATCGGGCTGATCCCCGGGGCCCGGGTCGTCGCACCGCCGGACACGGAGCACACCATCACCAACACCGGCCCCAGCGATCTCGTCGTCCTGGGCATGTGGTGGAAGAGACTGTGA
- a CDS encoding class I tRNA ligase family protein, whose product MGHISLDGQEYFLTPVCLVPNGRAHLGHIAGPLLKMDVLRRHILRGGGRATMISVSDAHESHVLVRAHQDGVAPEQVANGNYHLIRNDLAALDIAYDDLINPLDEDWAERYTEVNRDFLAEIVAQGSAVARSEPMPVLDSEQVGAHSSSLRPRVDEPVVSGWLKGRCPQCEQPLVGFFCESCGGHFSPSEMIDPATAHFEGVLRFDEISSLYLDLPGGPGGLRERLREVCKRPDFLAIADRYVRANGATIRLTVPSPWGIPWEEDGVSPGQVIFSYSALLIGCHLLAGERYKEITGAKLNPFHHASEVRTVISFGIDNAVPFMVGAVGCALGQSTYKPVDSLLVNYFYDLEGSKFSTSRGHVVWGGDIVALGRAEPDLTRAYLCLRNPEFARAAFQADEFLSFHNEVGARVTSALRAVAERIGPDAATAPSPDVLRSLVRTLEHQTDVLDPDTFNLTAAWTCVENWIACAPAYTATEESAAAWLLGFALLAEPIMPSMAQRVWEAAGLSGRPDVAALSDGRRPVKLTRELPGLRTLTRTELNACLPATLRS is encoded by the coding sequence ATGGGTCACATTTCTCTCGACGGACAAGAATATTTCCTCACCCCGGTGTGCCTGGTCCCCAACGGGCGGGCGCACCTGGGCCACATCGCGGGCCCCCTGCTGAAGATGGACGTGCTCCGCCGGCACATCCTGCGCGGCGGCGGCCGGGCGACGATGATCTCCGTGAGCGACGCTCACGAGTCGCACGTCCTGGTCCGCGCGCACCAAGACGGTGTGGCACCGGAACAAGTGGCGAACGGCAACTACCACCTCATCAGGAACGACCTGGCCGCGCTGGACATTGCCTACGACGACCTGATCAACCCGCTCGACGAGGACTGGGCCGAGCGGTACACCGAGGTCAACCGGGACTTCCTGGCGGAAATCGTGGCGCAGGGCAGTGCGGTGGCGCGCTCCGAGCCCATGCCGGTGCTCGACTCCGAGCAGGTCGGCGCGCACAGCAGCTCGCTGCGCCCCCGCGTCGACGAGCCCGTGGTCAGCGGCTGGCTGAAGGGCCGGTGCCCGCAGTGCGAGCAGCCGCTTGTCGGCTTCTTCTGCGAATCCTGCGGAGGCCACTTCTCGCCGTCCGAGATGATCGACCCGGCGACCGCTCACTTCGAGGGCGTCCTGCGGTTCGACGAGATCAGCTCGCTCTACCTGGACCTGCCCGGCGGCCCCGGGGGCCTCCGGGAGCGGTTGCGGGAAGTGTGCAAGCGGCCCGACTTCCTGGCGATAGCCGACCGGTACGTACGGGCTAACGGCGCGACGATCCGGCTCACCGTGCCGAGTCCCTGGGGCATTCCCTGGGAGGAGGACGGTGTGTCCCCCGGGCAGGTGATCTTCTCGTACTCCGCGCTGCTGATCGGCTGTCACCTGCTCGCCGGGGAGCGCTACAAGGAGATCACCGGCGCCAAGCTGAACCCGTTCCACCATGCGTCGGAGGTCCGCACGGTCATCTCGTTCGGCATCGACAACGCCGTTCCCTTCATGGTCGGCGCGGTCGGCTGCGCGCTCGGGCAGAGCACCTACAAGCCCGTTGACTCCCTGCTGGTGAACTACTTCTACGACCTGGAAGGCAGCAAGTTCTCCACCAGCCGCGGCCACGTCGTCTGGGGCGGCGACATCGTCGCCCTCGGCCGGGCCGAGCCGGACCTCACCCGAGCCTACCTCTGCCTTCGCAACCCCGAGTTCGCCAGGGCCGCCTTCCAGGCCGACGAGTTCCTGTCGTTCCACAACGAGGTCGGGGCCCGGGTGACCTCGGCGCTGAGGGCGGTGGCCGAGCGGATCGGACCGGACGCCGCCACCGCGCCCTCCCCGGACGTCCTGCGCTCGCTGGTCCGGACGCTGGAGCACCAGACCGACGTGCTCGACCCGGACACCTTCAACCTGACCGCCGCCTGGACGTGCGTCGAGAACTGGATCGCCTGCGCCCCCGCGTACACCGCCACTGAGGAGTCGGCGGCCGCCTGGCTGCTCGGCTTCGCGCTGCTCGCGGAACCGATCATGCCCTCCATGGCGCAGCGCGTGTGGGAAGCCGCGGGCCTCAGCGGCCGCCCGGACGTGGCCGCGCTGTCCGACGGCCGACGGCCGGTGAAGCTGACCCGGGAGCTGCCCGGGCTGCGGACCCTGACCCGCACCGAGCTGAACGCGTGCCTCCCGGCCACGCTGCGTTCGTGA
- a CDS encoding class I SAM-dependent methyltransferase, translating to MTPSSLSSPSGVTGPGNLAFYRDSGASAIMRAAHFPDEMLPFIQMESLAVLEALSRYACSTLVEFGCYDGRSLEVARAAGVEYLGIDINAIAVEQVRHRIAEEGLGDRARAQVGDAMQCADWIGSVTGGRPLLLLPFNLLGNFPSPELLLKGIKQGGGVAVLSVFTASAAATDLRRDYYTACGITPLQEYQDVDGGVVFRSRNTFQSRSFTPQALAELCAACGITVLSEATNRVGLCLTVSLG from the coding sequence GTGACCCCCTCCAGCCTTAGCTCACCCAGCGGAGTCACCGGGCCGGGTAACCTCGCCTTCTACCGGGACTCCGGAGCGTCCGCCATCATGCGGGCCGCGCATTTCCCCGACGAGATGCTCCCCTTCATTCAAATGGAAAGCCTCGCGGTGCTGGAGGCGCTCTCGCGTTACGCCTGCTCGACCCTCGTCGAATTCGGCTGCTACGACGGCCGCTCCCTGGAGGTCGCCCGTGCCGCGGGCGTCGAATACCTGGGCATCGACATCAACGCCATCGCGGTGGAGCAGGTCCGCCACCGCATCGCCGAGGAGGGCCTCGGCGACCGGGCCCGGGCGCAGGTGGGCGACGCCATGCAGTGCGCCGACTGGATCGGCTCCGTCACCGGAGGCCGTCCCCTGCTGCTGCTCCCCTTCAACCTGCTGGGCAACTTCCCCTCTCCGGAGCTGCTGCTGAAGGGCATCAAGCAGGGCGGGGGAGTGGCCGTCCTGTCCGTGTTCACCGCCTCCGCAGCCGCCACAGACCTGCGCCGGGACTACTACACCGCCTGCGGCATAACCCCGTTGCAGGAATACCAGGACGTCGACGGTGGAGTCGTCTTCCGCTCGCGGAACACTTTCCAGTCCCGGTCCTTCACCCCGCAGGCCCTGGCCGAGCTCTGCGCCGCATGCGGCATCACGGTCCTCAGCGAGGCCACGAACAGAGTCGGCCTCTGCCTGACCGTCAGCCTCGGTTGA